Proteins from one Malaya genurostris strain Urasoe2022 chromosome 2, Malgen_1.1, whole genome shotgun sequence genomic window:
- the LOC131428760 gene encoding arrestin domain-containing protein 2-like, whose translation MRIKVEVVLTSGTDGVFLPGQEVVGEVIVELTKTIKISRVKLLICGIGKTEWSETTSNSARFLSLEQFLFQANDAASSTVYSGRERYLYSELVLCQVNDFIPAGGYSYGFACPLPKKLPASFEGKDGHIRYFLTATLERPWKHSKAHTLNFQVSRQLDLRNEILLPLKANYTKTIGCWPCLSAGSLSMSVQLATNGFLPGQIIPALIIVNSRRNFRISKITTVLSQKITYNAQIPKRRQRIETTVICRNVSPGITLPEGGVLAEDNLQVPCVLPSTSSDFSRIIKVTYELKVTMEIDTYFLHDPFITLSIPIVIGTLLERDSELSDNESVHVWSLNSDN comes from the exons ATGCGAATCAAGGTTGAAGTTGTTCTTACCAGTGGAACCGACGGTGTTTTCCTTCCCGGCCAGGAGGTTGTTGGAGAGGTGATTGTGGAATTGACCAAAACAATTAAGATTTCAC GCGTCAAGTTACTGATTTGTGGGATTGGAAAAACAGAATGGAGCGAGACTACTAGTAACAGTGCAAGATTCCTGAGTCTGGAACAATTTCTATTTCAAGCAAATGATGCGGCGTCCAGTACAGTGTACAGTGGCAGAGAGCGGTATCTGTATTCGGAGCTAGTACTTTGTCAAGTAAACG ATTTTATACCAGCAGGAGGATATTCGTACGGATTTGCTTGTCCCCTTCCGAAAAAACTGCCAGCATCCTTCGAAGGAAAAGACGGACACATTCGATATTTTCTTACGGCCACCTTAGAACGACCATGGAAACATTCCAAAGCACACACACTCAATTTCCAAGTATCTCGTCAGCTCGATCTGAGGAACGAGATTCTTTTACCGCTCAAAGCTAACTACACAAAGACTATTGGCTGTTGGCCCTGTTTATCGGCTGGGTCTCTATCGATGTCAGTCCAGCTGGCAACCAACGGATTTCTTCCAGGTCAAATTATTCCCGCACTGATAATCGTCAACAGCCGGCGAAATTTTAGAATTAGCAAAATCACAACCGTCCTATCGCAGAAAATAACGTACAATGCTCAAATTCCAAAACGACGAcaacgaatcgaaaccacggtgATTTGCAGAAATGTATCACCCGGAATTACCCTTCCCGAAGGGGGTGTGCTGGCAGAGGATAATCTACAAGTGCCTTGTGTACTGCCATCGACTAGCAGTGATTTTTCGAGAATCATCAAAGTTACCTACGAACTGAAGGTAACGATGGAAATAGACACGTACTTCCTGCACGATCCCTTCATAACGCTTTCCATTCCGATTGTGATTGGAACACTGTTAGAACGAGACTCGGAATTATCCGATAACGAATCCGTACATGTTTGGTCTTTGAACTCCGACAACTAG